Proteins from a genomic interval of Methanoplanus endosymbiosus:
- a CDS encoding Sjogren's syndrome/scleroderma autoantigen 1 family protein: MRKPEDIMADYLLKGGKMLEKTCSVCGSPLFIVKGETLCVVCAENPPVAAEPPVVHESAKKSEIANNDSEYSNGCISAPDASSYVRNSVRSSAGNMAENIPEVKDFHPDSLYLDIEDTIKDLCERIRDTANPGDCLTYMRCIKTGTGALNELKKR, encoded by the coding sequence ATGAGAAAGCCTGAGGATATTATGGCCGATTACCTTTTGAAAGGTGGTAAAATGCTTGAAAAGACATGCTCTGTCTGTGGTTCGCCTCTTTTTATTGTTAAAGGGGAGACGTTATGTGTAGTCTGTGCGGAAAATCCGCCTGTTGCAGCAGAGCCTCCTGTTGTTCATGAATCTGCAAAGAAAAGTGAGATTGCCAATAATGACAGTGAATATAGTAATGGGTGCATAAGCGCGCCCGATGCCTCTTCCTACGTCAGAAATTCCGTCAGATCTTCTGCCGGAAACATGGCTGAAAATATTCCGGAAGTGAAAGATTTCCACCCGGATTCTCTGTATCTTGATATTGAGGATACAATAAAGGACTTATGTGAACGAATCAGGGATACTGCAAACCCCGGTGACTGTCTTACTTATATGAGATGTATTAAGACCGGAACAGGTGCGCTGAACGAACTGAAAAAGAGATAG
- a CDS encoding UPF0147 family protein codes for MAEPEKIISNCVMMLQQITEDSTIPRNIRKVADETKKVLTNEKQTLGLRAATAISMIDEISNDPNMPVHARTRIWGLVSQLETVPLD; via the coding sequence ATGGCAGAACCTGAAAAAATCATAAGTAACTGCGTAATGATGCTCCAGCAGATAACAGAGGATTCAACAATCCCAAGAAACATCAGAAAGGTTGCAGACGAGACAAAAAAAGTCCTTACCAATGAGAAACAGACTCTCGGCCTTCGCGCTGCAACAGCAATTTCAATGATCGATGAGATCTCAAACGACCCTAATATGCCTGTTCATGCAAGAACAAGAATCTGGGGACTGGTATCACAGCTTGAGACAGTACCGCTTGACTGA